In the genome of Paraburkholderia azotifigens, the window TGCTGATCAGGCTGCTGCGCATTCCGCCCATCATCGCGACGCTGTCGTCGAGTTTCATCGTCCAGTCGATCGCGATCACGCAAGGGCGGCAGCTTCCGCCGCCGCCGCCCGCGCTCGGCGCGTTCGCGACCGGCCGCTTCCTGAACGTGCCGTATATCGCGCTCCTTGCGCTTGCACTGTCGGTCGCGCTGGCGGTGCTGCTGCATCGCGCGGTGTACGGCCGCAAGCTGTCGGCGATCGGACAGAACGCACGGGCCGCGTGGCTCGCGGGCGTCGACGTGCATCGTACGCGCTGCCTCGCGTACGTGCTGTGCTCGATGATCGCGGCGCTCACGGCGCTTCTGCTCGCGGCGACCTCGGGCGGCGCGTCGCTCGACATGGGCGTCGAGTACATGCTGATTTCGATTGCCGTGGTCGTGATCGGCGGCACGCTGGTCGCCGGCGGCAAGGCGACGATCGTCGGCGTGTGGGGCGCGTCGATGTTCCTGTTTCTCACGAACGCCGCGCTCAACGCGCTCGGCGCGGATGCGGGCGTGCGATCGATCGTCTATGGCGTGCTCATCGTCGCGGTGACCGTCGCGGCCGGCGGAAAGGCGGTGCGGTGAAGAGGTGCCAATCGCTTTTCCGATTCACGTCAAGAACGAGAGGGGAGATGAAATCCAGCGACTACGAAGTGCATGATCCGCGTTTCAGACTGCTGCTTCAGCCCAATGCATTCCTGAGCCGCCTGACAGATGAATGCCTGTGGGCCGAAGGGCCGGTGTATTTCCCGGCGACCGACCTGCTCATATGGAGCGACATACCGAACAACCGGATGCTGCGCTGGGCGCCGGGCATGGGCCTGGGCGTGTTCCGCGCGCCGTCGAACTACAGCAACGGCAACACGCGCGATCGTGAAGGCCGGCTCGTCAGTTGCGAGCACGGCGCGCGGCGCGTGACGCGCACCGAACACGACGGCAGCGTGACCGTGCTTGCGTCGCACTTCGAAGGGAAGCGCCTGAATTCGCCGAACGATGTCATTGTCGATTCGAACGGCAACATCTGGTTCACCGATCCTGACTACGGAATTCTGAGCGACTACGAAGGGTATCGCGCGCAGAGCGAGATCGGCCGCTGCAACGTCTACCGCATTTCGCCCGACACCACGCGGGTGGAACTGGTCAGCGACGACTTCGTGAAGCCGAACGGCCTCGCGTTCTCACCGGACGAATCGCGCCTCTATATCGCCGATTCGGCGGCTTCTCACGACGACGAGGCGCCGCGTCATATTCGCGTGTTCGATGTGGCGGGCGAGGGTCGTTTGCGCAACGGTCGCGTGTTCATCGAAATGCGAAGCGGCGTGCCGGACGGCATGCGCGTGGACGAGCACGGCAACGTGTGGACCAGCGCGGAAGACGGCGTGCATTGCTATGCGCCGGACGGGGCGCTGCTCGGCAAGATCCTGATCCCCGAGGTCGTCGCGAATCTCACGTTCGGCGGCATCAACCGCAATCGCCTGTTTATCGCGGCGACCTCGTCCATCTATTCGCTTCACGTCGCTGTGCGCGGCGCGGGGCGGTGAAACTCACAACATCAAAACCCGGAGACGAACATGAAGATGACAGCAATCGCGGTGGCGCTGTGTCTGGCCGCGGCATCGGTGGGCGCATCGGCGCAGGTTGCAACGGGCGATACGTCGGCGATGAAGATCGCGCTGTCGAACAACTATGCAGGCAACAGTTGGCGCCAGCAGATGCTCAAGAGCTGGTCGAACGTGGCCGATCCCGCGGTGAAGCAGAAGGTCGTTGCGGCCGCGCCCAGCTTCACGACGGCTGAAAGCCAGGCGACCGAGCAGGTCCAGCAGATCCAGAATCTGATCCTGCAAGGCTACAAGGCGATTGCCGTCGATGCGGTTTCGCCGACCGCGCTTAACGGCGTAATCAAGCAGGCGTGCGGCGCGGGCGTGACGGTCGTGTCGTTCGACGGAATCGCAACCGAGCCGTGCGCATACCGCATCGCGGTCGATTTTCAGGGTATGGGCCGCATGCAGGTCGATTATCTGGCGAAGCGTTTGAACGGCAAGGGCAACCTGCTGGAAATCCGGGGGCTCGCGGGCGTCTCGGTGGACGACGAGATTCACCAGGGCGTCGTGGATGAACTGAAAAAGTATCCCGGGCTGAAAATAGTCGGCTCGGTGCATGGCGACTGGACGCAGACCGTCGCGCAAAAGCAGGTCGCGGGTATTTTGCCGACGTTGCCGAAGATCGATGGCGTCGTCACCCAGGGCGGCGACGGATTCGGCGCCGCGCAGGCGATCAAGGCCGCAGGACGGCCGACGCCGATCATCATTCTCGGCAACCGTCAGGAAGAGCTTGCATGGTGGGCCGATCAGAAGAAGGGCGGCTACGAGACGATGTCGGTGACGATTCCGCCGGGCGCATCGACGTTCGCGTTCTGGGTCACGCAGCAGATCCTGGCCGGCAAGAAGGTGCCACACGATATCCGCATGCCGGTTCTCGAAGTGAAGCCGGGCGAACTCGATGCCGTGCTCGCAAAGACGTCAGCGGGCGCGCTTGCGAATAAGGAGTACACGCGCGACGAGGTGGTCGCGGTGGTCGATGGGAAGAAGTGAGCGCAAGGCAAGTAGCGTGAACCGGCAGATCGCGAGTCGCCGCCGCTGGCAGGACCGCGATCTGCCGCATGCATCGGAAGCAATGCCAGCCACTATGGTCCAATCTGAAAACGGGGACAGCGTATGTCGCCCGTGCCTGTGGTCACACGACGCTTAAACTACCGGTTCGCTCACCGCTTGTGACTTACTTTG includes:
- a CDS encoding ABC transporter permease, which gives rise to MKSQLTGRAIGADETAWSRLRSVQAPWAWSFVGAVLVWFGIVGVFGFGIAGNVAQTALTYGVFMVLVGLGQMLVITSGVGNIDLSVPSTIALAGVIGMHVMGGANGRIVIGVAAALGAGGAVGLANYMLIRLLRIPPIIATLSSSFIVQSIAITQGRQLPPPPPALGAFATGRFLNVPYIALLALALSVALAVLLHRAVYGRKLSAIGQNARAAWLAGVDVHRTRCLAYVLCSMIAALTALLLAATSGGASLDMGVEYMLISIAVVVIGGTLVAGGKATIVGVWGASMFLFLTNAALNALGADAGVRSIVYGVLIVAVTVAAGGKAVR
- a CDS encoding SMP-30/gluconolactonase/LRE family protein, with the translated sequence MKSSDYEVHDPRFRLLLQPNAFLSRLTDECLWAEGPVYFPATDLLIWSDIPNNRMLRWAPGMGLGVFRAPSNYSNGNTRDREGRLVSCEHGARRVTRTEHDGSVTVLASHFEGKRLNSPNDVIVDSNGNIWFTDPDYGILSDYEGYRAQSEIGRCNVYRISPDTTRVELVSDDFVKPNGLAFSPDESRLYIADSAASHDDEAPRHIRVFDVAGEGRLRNGRVFIEMRSGVPDGMRVDEHGNVWTSAEDGVHCYAPDGALLGKILIPEVVANLTFGGINRNRLFIAATSSIYSLHVAVRGAGR
- a CDS encoding ABC transporter substrate-binding protein, whose translation is MKMTAIAVALCLAAASVGASAQVATGDTSAMKIALSNNYAGNSWRQQMLKSWSNVADPAVKQKVVAAAPSFTTAESQATEQVQQIQNLILQGYKAIAVDAVSPTALNGVIKQACGAGVTVVSFDGIATEPCAYRIAVDFQGMGRMQVDYLAKRLNGKGNLLEIRGLAGVSVDDEIHQGVVDELKKYPGLKIVGSVHGDWTQTVAQKQVAGILPTLPKIDGVVTQGGDGFGAAQAIKAAGRPTPIIILGNRQEELAWWADQKKGGYETMSVTIPPGASTFAFWVTQQILAGKKVPHDIRMPVLEVKPGELDAVLAKTSAGALANKEYTRDEVVAVVDGKK